A single window of Nicotiana sylvestris chromosome 3, ASM39365v2, whole genome shotgun sequence DNA harbors:
- the LOC104218998 gene encoding uncharacterized protein, with amino-acid sequence MSIGKHAVEQALCDPGASINLMPLSVFKKFGLGDPHPTMVILQLADRSLAHPEGVIEDVLAQVGSFIFPVDFIILDYEPDQEVLFILRRPFLATDRAIIDVYEEKMTMRVDDRLEVFSMYKTLRLPTHYEGLSMISVVKSDVMSLVPYMSPVDPLERALIGDEKDNEDELKEEIEQALNMSCSYVHGFGRFEKLDMPITLTPPNPSIKEALNLEIKPRTTHLCYAYLGNSKILPTIISSSLTEVQEEKFLLVIREHKKTIGWTIAK; translated from the coding sequence ATGTCGATTGGTAAGCACGCAGTCGAGCAAGCTTTGTGTGATCCTGGGGCGAGCATCAATTTGATGCCACTATCTGTGTTCAAAAAGTTCGGGTTGGGTGATCCGCACCCAACCATGGTGATTTTACAGTTGGCTGATCGCTCCCTCGCTCATCCTGAAGGTGTAATTGAAGATGTGTTAGCTCAAGTGGGTTCTTTTATATTCCCTGTTGATTTTATTATTTTGGACTATGAACCTGATCAAGAAGTCTTATTTATTTTACGGCGTCCATTCTTAGCCACAGACCGAGCTATTATTGATGTATATGAAGAAAAGATGACGATGAGAGTGGATGATCGACTGGAGGTATTCAGTATGTATAAAACACTTAGATTGCCAACCCACTATGAAGGGCTATCCATGATTTCTGTGGTGAAAAGTGATGTGATGTCATTGGTGCCTTATATGAGCCCTGTAGATCCTCTTGAACGAGCCTTGATTGGGGATGAAAAAGACAATGAAGATGAGTTGAAGGAAGAAATTGAGCAAGCACTTAACATGTCTTGCAGTTATGTCCATGGGTTTGGGAGATTTGAGAAGTTGGACATGCCTATTACTCTAACCCCTCCTAATCCATCTATAAAAGAAGCTCTTAATCTAGAGATTAAGCCCCGTACAACGCATCTGTGCTATGCCTATTTAGGGAACTCTAAGATATTGCCAACGATTATCTCATCCAGCTTGACCGAGGTGCAAGAAGAAAAATTTCTCTTAGTGATTCGTGAGCATAAAAAGACTATTGGGTGGACAATTGCTAAATAA